A region from the Mycolicibacterium litorale genome encodes:
- a CDS encoding glycosyltransferase family 39 protein produces MPELWDLTRNIDAVHGLYYLVMHGWFAVFPESEFWSRLPSALAIGVAAAGVVALGRQLSTRSVAIAAGAMFAILPRVTAAGIEARSYAFTMAAAVWLMVVGIAALRRDRRWLWISYGTCLALATSLNVFCILMIGPLAAAAFALAPSRRAISSWAIATCVVSALMAPFAVYTQSQSSQVDWIPPLGARTLGELAVEQYFPHVYAFLFAVLIAVVAVLAARRWRHDDAGAARDWPLAVTAVVWIVFPTVTLLVYSLVRQPIYQPRYLSFTAPAVALLAGLCIVVVGRSRRRIACLIAVFAVTGAYNYAMQRAPFAKERMDYSHVADIVAQHARPGDCLAFDVAASWKLIGPLKAARPAAFSKLQDPGRIFSAAELDSLWDAQTTISTWSDHLRDCPSLWTISERDHTLPPHQRGEALAPGPTLGGSPAYEVASTQGFRLVERWQFSMAQVVKSER; encoded by the coding sequence TTGCCGGAGCTGTGGGATCTCACCCGGAACATCGACGCCGTTCACGGGCTCTACTACCTCGTGATGCACGGCTGGTTCGCCGTGTTCCCCGAGTCGGAGTTCTGGTCACGACTTCCCAGTGCGCTGGCAATAGGCGTGGCCGCGGCCGGCGTCGTCGCACTCGGGAGACAACTGTCGACGCGCTCGGTGGCCATCGCCGCCGGCGCGATGTTCGCCATCCTGCCGCGCGTCACGGCCGCCGGGATCGAGGCGAGGTCATACGCGTTCACCATGGCCGCAGCGGTGTGGCTCATGGTCGTCGGCATCGCCGCGCTTCGCCGGGACCGCCGGTGGCTGTGGATCAGCTACGGCACCTGCCTGGCGCTGGCAACTTCGCTGAACGTGTTCTGCATCTTGATGATCGGCCCCCTCGCCGCGGCGGCTTTCGCGCTCGCGCCGTCGCGCCGGGCCATCTCCTCCTGGGCGATCGCGACATGCGTGGTGTCGGCGCTGATGGCACCGTTCGCCGTCTACACCCAGTCCCAGAGCTCGCAGGTCGACTGGATTCCTCCCCTCGGCGCCAGGACGCTCGGCGAGTTGGCGGTGGAGCAGTACTTCCCACACGTGTACGCGTTCCTGTTCGCCGTCCTCATCGCGGTGGTCGCCGTCCTGGCGGCTCGGCGCTGGCGACACGACGACGCGGGCGCGGCCCGCGACTGGCCGCTCGCCGTCACCGCCGTGGTGTGGATCGTCTTCCCCACCGTGACCCTGCTCGTCTACTCGCTCGTGCGGCAGCCGATCTACCAACCGCGGTATCTGTCGTTCACCGCGCCGGCCGTCGCGTTGCTGGCCGGGCTGTGCATCGTCGTCGTCGGCCGATCCCGGCGCCGTATCGCCTGTCTCATCGCGGTGTTCGCCGTCACGGGGGCCTACAACTACGCGATGCAGCGAGCCCCGTTCGCCAAGGAACGCATGGACTACAGCCACGTCGCCGACATCGTCGCGCAGCACGCTCGACCCGGTGACTGCCTGGCATTCGACGTGGCGGCGTCGTGGAAACTCATCGGTCCGCTGAAGGCGGCGCGTCCTGCCGCCTTCAGCAAGCTGCAGGACCCCGGCCGCATCTTCAGTGCCGCCGAACTGGATTCGCTGTGGGATGCACAGACCACGATCTCGACGTGGAGCGACCACCTCCGCGATTGCCCGTCGCTGTGGACGATTTCGGAAAGGGACCACACACTCCCCCCGCACCAGCGAGGTGAGGCGCTCGCGCCCGGCCCCACACTGGGCGGCAGCCCGGCCTACGAAGTGGCCAGCACCCAAGGCTTCCGGCTTGTCGAACGGTGGCAGTTCAGCATGGCGCAGGTGGTCAAGTCCGAGCGGTGA
- a CDS encoding MFS transporter, with translation MADTSRVSVGTWRDLLGPTHLGASTVLAGGVLLYATNEFLTISLMPSAVADIGGQRFYAWVTTVYLVASVIAATLVHPLLMRLGARWAYLSGLSVFAVGSLGCALAPTMELLLVGRTVQGAAGGLLAGLGYAVINTALPSGLWTRASALVSAMWGVGTLVGPSAGGLFAQFGSWRWAFGVLVALTVAMAVLVPFVLPGRSATARIDAPRLRIPLWSLLLLGAAALLVSTAGIPHDVRATAALLAAGAAVVAVFVFVDRRAAVAVLPPSTFGAGPLKWIYATLGLLMAATMVDMYVPLFGQRLAGMAPVVAGFFGAVLSVGWTGGEISSASLRRTQVITRTVGAAPLVMAAGLTVGMVSLRDEMSPGWAALWALGLLVTGTGIGVAWPHLSAWAMSRVDDPAEGPAAAAAINTVQLICGAFGAGLAGVVVNLTDAGDATAARCLFAGFAGFVAVGVIASTRSGRAPTG, from the coding sequence GTGGCTGACACCTCGCGCGTCTCGGTGGGCACCTGGCGCGATCTCCTGGGACCGACACACCTGGGCGCCTCCACGGTTCTCGCGGGCGGGGTCCTGCTGTACGCGACCAACGAGTTCCTCACCATCAGCTTGATGCCGAGCGCGGTCGCCGACATCGGCGGTCAGCGCTTCTACGCCTGGGTGACGACGGTGTATCTCGTCGCGTCGGTGATCGCCGCGACACTGGTGCACCCGCTGCTGATGCGCCTCGGCGCGCGGTGGGCGTACCTGTCGGGTCTGAGTGTGTTCGCCGTGGGCAGTCTCGGATGCGCGCTCGCGCCGACGATGGAACTGCTGCTCGTGGGCCGCACCGTGCAGGGCGCGGCCGGGGGACTGCTCGCCGGGCTCGGCTACGCGGTGATCAACACCGCCCTGCCCAGCGGGTTGTGGACGCGGGCGTCGGCGCTGGTGTCCGCGATGTGGGGAGTCGGGACACTGGTGGGTCCCTCGGCCGGCGGGCTGTTCGCGCAGTTCGGCAGTTGGCGTTGGGCGTTCGGGGTCCTGGTCGCGCTGACGGTGGCGATGGCGGTGTTGGTGCCGTTCGTGCTGCCCGGGCGCAGCGCGACCGCGCGGATCGACGCACCGAGGCTTCGGATTCCGCTGTGGTCTCTTCTGCTGTTGGGTGCCGCGGCGCTTCTGGTGAGTACGGCCGGCATCCCGCACGACGTGCGCGCGACGGCGGCGCTGCTCGCCGCGGGCGCGGCCGTCGTCGCGGTGTTCGTCTTTGTCGACCGGCGCGCCGCCGTGGCGGTGTTGCCGCCGAGCACCTTCGGGGCGGGCCCGCTGAAGTGGATCTATGCAACCCTGGGGTTGTTGATGGCGGCCACCATGGTGGACATGTACGTGCCGCTGTTCGGGCAGCGGCTCGCCGGTATGGCACCGGTGGTGGCGGGGTTCTTCGGGGCGGTGCTCTCGGTCGGATGGACTGGCGGGGAGATCTCCAGTGCTTCATTGCGACGCACGCAGGTCATCACGCGGACGGTGGGCGCGGCGCCGTTGGTGATGGCCGCCGGGCTGACGGTCGGCATGGTCTCCCTGCGCGACGAGATGTCGCCGGGGTGGGCGGCGTTGTGGGCGCTCGGACTGTTGGTGACCGGCACGGGAATCGGTGTCGCGTGGCCGCATCTGTCGGCGTGGGCGATGAGTCGGGTGGACGACCCGGCCGAAGGACCCGCGGCCGCGGCGGCGATCAACACCGTGCAGCTGATCTGCGGGGCGTTCGGGGCGGGGCTGGCCGGGGTCGTCGTGAACCTCACCGACGCCGGGGACGCGACGGCGGCCCGCTGCTTGTTCGCGGGCTTCGCCGGATTCGTCGCCGTCGGCGTCATCGCGTCCACTCGAAGCGGGCGCGCGCCGACGGGGTAG
- the uvrB gene encoding excinuclease ABC subunit UvrB — protein MAFATEHPVLAHSEYRPVEAMVRTGSRFEVVSPYQPAGDQPAAIDELERRIKAGERDVVLLGATGTGKSATTAWLIERVQRPTLVMEPNKTLAAQMANELREMLPHNSVEYFVSYYDYYQPEAYIAQTDTYIEKDSSINDDVERLRHSATSSLLSRRDVVVVASVSCIYGLGTPQSYMDRSVELKVGEEVPRDALLRLLVDVQYTRNDMAFTRGTFRVRGDTVEIIPSYEELAVRIEFFGDEVEALYYLHPLTGDIVRRVDSLRIFPATHYVAGPERMAQAISTIEQELEERLAELEGQGKLLEAQRLRMRTNYDIEMMRQVGFCSGIENYSRHIDGRPAGSAPATLLDYFPEDFLLVIDESHVTVPQIGGMYEGDMSRKRNLVDFGFRLPSAVDNRPLTWEEFASRIGQTVYLSATPGSYEMSQSGGEFVEQVIRPTGLVDPKVVVKPTKGQIDDLIGEIRKRTERDERVLVTTLTKKMAEDLTDYLLELGIRVRYLHSEVDTLRRVELLRQLRLGEYDVLVGINLLREGLDLPEVSLVAILDADKEGFLRSTRSLIQTIGRAARNVSGEVHMYADKITDSMREAIDETERRRAKQISYNEAHGIDPKPLRKKIADILDQVYREAEDTETVEVGGSGRNASRGRRAQGEPGRAVSAGIVEGRDTANMPRAELADLIKDLTEQMMTAARDLQFELAARIRDEIHDLKKELRGMDAAGLK, from the coding sequence ATGGCTTTTGCTACCGAACACCCAGTACTCGCGCATTCCGAGTACCGCCCTGTCGAGGCGATGGTGCGCACCGGCAGCCGGTTCGAGGTGGTCAGCCCCTACCAGCCCGCCGGTGACCAGCCCGCGGCCATCGACGAGCTGGAACGCCGCATCAAGGCCGGTGAGCGTGACGTCGTCCTGCTGGGTGCCACCGGCACCGGCAAGTCGGCGACCACCGCGTGGCTGATCGAGCGGGTGCAGCGGCCGACGCTGGTGATGGAGCCGAACAAGACGCTCGCCGCGCAGATGGCGAATGAGCTCCGAGAGATGTTGCCGCACAACTCCGTCGAGTACTTCGTGTCGTACTACGACTATTACCAGCCCGAGGCGTACATCGCCCAGACCGACACCTACATCGAGAAGGACAGCTCCATCAACGATGACGTGGAGCGGCTGCGGCACTCCGCCACGTCTAGTCTGCTGTCGCGGCGCGACGTCGTGGTGGTTGCGTCGGTGTCCTGCATCTACGGCCTCGGCACGCCGCAGTCCTACATGGACCGCTCGGTGGAGCTCAAGGTCGGCGAGGAGGTGCCGCGTGACGCGCTGCTGCGCCTGCTCGTCGACGTGCAGTACACCCGCAACGACATGGCGTTCACCCGGGGTACCTTCCGCGTCCGCGGCGACACCGTGGAAATCATCCCGTCCTACGAAGAGCTGGCCGTGCGGATCGAGTTCTTCGGCGACGAGGTGGAGGCGCTCTACTACCTGCACCCGCTGACCGGTGACATCGTCCGCCGGGTCGACTCGCTGCGGATCTTCCCCGCCACCCACTATGTCGCGGGTCCGGAGCGGATGGCGCAGGCGATCTCCACCATCGAACAGGAGCTCGAGGAGCGGCTGGCCGAACTGGAGGGCCAAGGCAAGCTGCTGGAGGCGCAGCGGCTGCGGATGCGGACCAACTACGACATCGAGATGATGCGCCAGGTGGGCTTTTGCTCCGGCATCGAGAACTACTCACGCCACATCGACGGCCGCCCCGCCGGGTCGGCACCGGCCACGCTGCTCGACTACTTCCCGGAGGACTTCCTCCTCGTCATCGACGAGTCCCACGTGACGGTGCCGCAGATCGGCGGCATGTACGAGGGCGATATGTCGCGCAAGCGCAACCTGGTCGACTTCGGTTTCCGGCTGCCCTCGGCGGTCGACAACCGGCCGCTGACGTGGGAGGAGTTCGCGTCGCGGATCGGTCAGACGGTGTACCTGTCGGCGACGCCGGGATCCTACGAGATGAGCCAGTCCGGCGGTGAATTCGTCGAGCAGGTGATCCGGCCGACCGGTCTGGTGGATCCCAAGGTCGTGGTCAAACCGACCAAGGGGCAGATCGACGACCTCATCGGCGAGATCCGCAAACGCACCGAGCGCGATGAACGGGTGCTGGTCACCACGCTGACCAAGAAGATGGCCGAAGACCTGACCGACTATCTGCTCGAGCTCGGCATCCGGGTGCGGTATCTGCATTCCGAGGTCGACACCCTGCGCCGTGTGGAGCTCCTACGCCAGCTGCGGCTGGGGGAGTACGACGTCCTGGTGGGCATCAACCTGCTGCGCGAGGGTCTCGACCTGCCCGAGGTGTCGCTGGTGGCGATCCTCGACGCCGACAAGGAAGGGTTTCTGCGGTCGACGCGCAGCCTCATCCAGACGATCGGTCGCGCGGCGCGCAACGTGTCGGGCGAGGTGCACATGTACGCCGACAAGATCACCGATTCGATGCGCGAGGCCATCGACGAGACGGAACGCCGCCGCGCCAAGCAGATCTCCTACAACGAGGCCCACGGCATCGATCCGAAGCCGTTGCGCAAGAAGATCGCCGACATCCTCGACCAGGTCTACCGTGAGGCGGAGGACACCGAGACGGTCGAGGTGGGCGGCTCGGGCCGCAACGCCTCGCGGGGTCGACGCGCTCAGGGCGAGCCGGGACGCGCGGTCAGCGCCGGCATCGTCGAGGGCCGCGATACCGCCAACATGCCGCGCGCGGAACTCGCCGATCTCATCAAGGATCTGACCGAGCAGATGATGACGGCTGCCCGGGATCTGCAGTTCGAGCTGGCGGCCCGCATCCGCGACGAGATCCACGACCTCAAGAAGGAGCTCCGCGGTATGGACGCCGCGGGTCTGAAGTGA
- a CDS encoding DUF402 domain-containing protein, translated as MHPPKHETFDLLTCTNTDPKGIVRAVDVYSVEPWGLYMARPTPGRTQFHYLESWLLPSLNLRASVFHFNPGFERDQDFYLDVGSYTPGPHRWTAEDHYLDLVVRTGIGAELWDVDELLTAVRHNLLSPEVGEQAVQTAVSAVDGLARHGYDLHRWLAGNGMVLTWRT; from the coding sequence ATCCACCCTCCGAAGCACGAGACCTTCGACCTGCTCACCTGCACGAACACTGATCCCAAGGGCATCGTGCGGGCCGTCGACGTGTATTCGGTGGAGCCCTGGGGTCTCTACATGGCGCGCCCGACCCCTGGCCGCACCCAGTTCCACTATCTGGAGTCGTGGCTGCTGCCGTCGCTGAACCTCCGGGCGTCGGTGTTCCACTTCAACCCGGGATTCGAGCGCGATCAGGATTTCTACCTCGACGTCGGCAGCTACACGCCGGGCCCGCACCGATGGACGGCGGAGGACCACTACCTCGACCTCGTCGTGCGCACCGGGATCGGCGCCGAACTGTGGGACGTGGACGAACTACTCACCGCGGTCCGGCACAACCTGCTCTCCCCCGAGGTCGGTGAACAGGCGGTGCAGACCGCGGTCAGCGCCGTCGACGGCCTTGCCCGGCACGGCTACGACCTGCACCGCTGGCTTGCCGGCAACGGCATGGTCTTGACCTGGCGCACATAG
- the coaE gene encoding dephospho-CoA kinase produces MLRIGLTGGIGAGKSTVSATFADCGGVIVDGDVIAREVVEPGTEGLAALVEAFGEDILLPDGALNRPALAAKAFQNDEQRAKLNGIVHPLVGRRRQEIIDSVPDGTVVVEDIPLLVETGMAPFFPLVVVVWADEETRVTRLIKRGLPEHDARARMKAQASDEQRRAIADVLLDNSGTQDEIVEAARRLWYERVLPLAENIRTGEVVRIPPRLVTHDPAWSADAQRIINRVKAAAGAKVVRADHIGSTSVAGLEAKDVVDVQVTVASLDDADEIAGALTAVGYPRVPAIDSDVPHDDSGRWGKRYHGAADPGRPANIHVRVDGWPNQRFALLFPAWLAAEPAVRDEYLEVKRAALNAPDYADAKEPWFAEAYPRALAWAEATGWRP; encoded by the coding sequence ATGTTGCGTATCGGGCTGACCGGCGGCATCGGCGCCGGCAAGTCGACCGTCTCCGCGACGTTCGCGGACTGCGGCGGCGTGATCGTCGACGGTGACGTCATCGCCCGCGAGGTCGTCGAACCGGGCACAGAGGGGCTCGCCGCACTCGTGGAGGCGTTCGGTGAGGACATCCTGCTGCCCGATGGTGCGCTCAACCGACCTGCGTTGGCCGCCAAGGCTTTCCAGAACGACGAGCAGCGCGCCAAGCTCAACGGCATCGTGCATCCGCTGGTCGGCAGGCGCAGGCAGGAGATCATCGACTCGGTGCCCGACGGGACCGTGGTCGTCGAGGACATCCCGCTGCTGGTGGAAACCGGTATGGCGCCGTTCTTCCCGCTCGTCGTGGTGGTCTGGGCCGACGAAGAGACCCGCGTGACCCGCCTCATCAAGCGCGGGCTGCCCGAGCACGACGCCCGCGCCAGGATGAAGGCGCAAGCCTCCGACGAACAGCGGCGCGCGATCGCCGATGTACTGCTGGACAATTCGGGCACCCAGGACGAGATCGTGGAGGCGGCGCGCAGGCTGTGGTACGAGCGGGTGCTCCCTCTCGCCGAGAACATCCGCACCGGGGAAGTGGTGCGGATCCCACCGCGGTTGGTGACGCACGATCCGGCGTGGTCCGCCGACGCGCAACGGATCATCAACCGGGTCAAGGCCGCGGCGGGCGCGAAGGTGGTGCGGGCCGACCACATCGGCTCGACCTCGGTCGCCGGGTTGGAGGCCAAGGACGTCGTCGACGTCCAGGTGACGGTGGCGTCGCTCGACGACGCCGACGAGATCGCCGGTGCGCTGACGGCGGTCGGATATCCGCGTGTTCCCGCCATCGACTCCGATGTGCCCCACGACGACAGTGGTCGGTGGGGGAAGCGGTACCACGGTGCGGCTGATCCCGGGCGGCCCGCCAACATCCACGTGCGGGTCGACGGCTGGCCCAATCAGCGCTTCGCGCTGCTGTTTCCGGCGTGGTTGGCCGCCGAGCCCGCCGTTCGCGACGAGTATCTGGAAGTCAAGCGGGCGGCGCTGAACGCGCCGGACTACGCCGACGCGAAGGAACCGTGGTTCGCCGAGGCGTATCCGAGGGCGTTGGCGTGGGCCGAGGCGACCGGCTGGCGCCCCTGA
- the rpsA gene encoding 30S ribosomal protein S1: MPSPSVTSPQVAVNDIGSAEDFLAAIDKTIKYFNDGDIVEGTIVKVDRDEVLLDIGYKTEGVIPSRELSIKHDVDPNEVVSVGDEVEALVLTKEDKEGRLILSKKRAQYERAWGTIEELKEKDEAVKGTVIEVVKGGLILDIGLRGFLPASLVEMRRVRDLQPYIGKEIEAKIIELDKNRNNVVLSRRAWLEQTQSEVRSEFLNQLQKGAIRKGVVSSIVNFGAFVDLGGVDGLVHVSELSWKHIDHPSEVVTVGDEVTVEVLDVDMDRERVSLSLKATQEDPWRHFARTHAIGQIVPGKVTKLVPFGAFVRVEEGIEGLVHISELSERHVEVPDQVVQVGDDAMVKVIDIDLERRRISLSLKQANEDYTEEFDPSKYGMADSYDEQGNYIFPEGFDSETNEWLEGFEKQREEWESRYAEAERRHKMHTAQMEKFAAAEAEEASRPVSNGSSRSEESTGGTLASDAQLAALREKLAGNA; encoded by the coding sequence ATGCCAAGTCCCTCCGTCACCTCGCCGCAAGTAGCCGTCAACGACATCGGCTCGGCTGAGGATTTTCTCGCCGCCATCGACAAGACCATCAAATACTTCAACGATGGCGACATCGTCGAAGGGACGATCGTCAAGGTCGATCGCGATGAAGTCCTTCTCGACATCGGCTACAAGACCGAAGGTGTCATCCCTTCCCGCGAGCTCTCCATCAAGCACGACGTCGACCCCAATGAGGTTGTGTCCGTCGGCGACGAGGTGGAAGCCCTGGTCCTCACCAAGGAGGACAAGGAAGGCCGCCTGATCCTGTCCAAGAAGCGCGCACAGTACGAGCGCGCCTGGGGCACCATCGAAGAGCTCAAGGAAAAGGACGAGGCCGTCAAGGGCACCGTCATCGAGGTCGTCAAGGGCGGCCTGATCCTCGACATCGGCCTGCGTGGCTTCCTGCCCGCCTCCCTGGTCGAGATGCGTCGCGTCCGCGATCTGCAGCCGTACATCGGCAAGGAGATCGAGGCCAAGATCATCGAGCTCGACAAGAACCGCAACAACGTGGTGCTCTCGCGCCGCGCCTGGCTGGAGCAGACGCAGTCCGAGGTCCGCAGCGAGTTCCTCAACCAGCTCCAGAAGGGCGCCATCCGCAAGGGCGTCGTGTCCTCGATCGTCAACTTCGGCGCGTTCGTCGACCTCGGCGGCGTCGACGGCCTGGTGCACGTCTCCGAGCTGTCCTGGAAGCACATCGACCACCCGTCCGAGGTCGTCACCGTGGGCGACGAGGTCACCGTCGAGGTGCTCGACGTCGACATGGACCGCGAGCGGGTTTCGCTGTCGCTCAAGGCGACCCAGGAAGACCCGTGGCGCCACTTCGCCCGCACCCACGCGATCGGCCAGATCGTGCCGGGCAAGGTCACCAAGCTGGTGCCGTTCGGTGCGTTCGTCCGCGTCGAGGAGGGCATCGAGGGTCTGGTGCACATCTCGGAGCTGTCCGAGCGCCACGTCGAGGTCCCGGACCAGGTGGTCCAGGTCGGCGACGACGCGATGGTCAAGGTCATCGACATCGACCTGGAGCGTCGCCGGATCTCGCTGTCGCTCAAGCAGGCCAACGAGGACTACACCGAGGAGTTCGACCCCTCGAAGTACGGTATGGCCGACAGCTACGACGAGCAGGGCAACTACATCTTCCCCGAGGGCTTCGACTCCGAGACCAACGAATGGCTCGAGGGTTTCGAGAAGCAGCGTGAGGAGTGGGAGTCCCGCTACGCCGAGGCGGAGCGCCGGCACAAGATGCACACCGCGCAGATGGAGAAGTTCGCCGCCGCCGAGGCCGAAGAGGCTTCCCGTCCGGTGTCGAACGGCTCGTCGCGTTCGGAGGAGTCGACCGGCGGCACCCTCGCCAGCGACGCCCAGCTCGCCGCCCTGCGGGAGAAGCTGGCCGGCAACGCCTAA
- a CDS encoding PrsW family intramembrane metalloprotease has product MSHVGTPPPPPLFASPWARQVRRVGAPLGVLIALGTLAGLLVILLTAVNPAGTAIGFVLSSIAMTVVVLAYLWLDRWEPEPPRLLVFAFLWGTSAAVVISAVLQLVLEAWVNPGLGSGDSGTSPVTIVLGAPLTEEAAKGLFLLIMMTGARRNEMNSLTDCLVYAGMVGAGFAWLEDILYIANGESLADSLLTAALRLVMAPFAHSLFTTVFAIGVWFALHRREAAARTGFLLLGYAGAVLLHAMWNGSSLLGVGAYFGLYVFWMMPIFGLAIVLAVRSRRREQQIVAAKLPGMVAAGLVSPSEATWLGSLATRKQAVTEAGRFGGKQAEASVKRFAHQVVELAFVRDRIDRGFGDPRVIGLLHEETYALYAARAASPALYWMAGYRAGAAIRP; this is encoded by the coding sequence GTGTCCCACGTCGGCACCCCGCCCCCTCCTCCGCTGTTCGCATCGCCGTGGGCCCGGCAGGTCCGCCGAGTCGGCGCCCCGCTGGGTGTGCTGATCGCGCTCGGGACGCTGGCCGGCCTGCTGGTGATCCTGTTGACCGCGGTCAACCCGGCCGGGACAGCCATCGGCTTCGTGCTGTCCAGCATCGCGATGACGGTCGTGGTGCTGGCATATCTGTGGCTGGACAGGTGGGAACCCGAACCGCCTCGGTTGCTGGTGTTCGCCTTCCTCTGGGGTACGTCGGCGGCCGTCGTGATCTCCGCGGTGCTGCAACTCGTCCTGGAGGCGTGGGTGAACCCGGGCCTCGGCAGCGGGGACTCGGGCACCAGCCCGGTGACGATCGTGTTGGGGGCTCCGCTCACCGAGGAGGCCGCCAAGGGTCTGTTCCTGCTGATCATGATGACCGGCGCCCGCCGCAACGAGATGAACTCGCTGACCGACTGCCTGGTGTACGCGGGAATGGTCGGCGCCGGTTTCGCCTGGCTCGAAGACATCCTCTACATCGCCAACGGCGAATCGCTGGCCGATTCGCTGCTGACCGCCGCCCTGCGGCTCGTCATGGCGCCGTTCGCCCACTCCCTGTTCACCACGGTCTTCGCCATCGGGGTCTGGTTCGCTCTGCACCGCCGCGAGGCCGCCGCCCGAACCGGCTTCCTCCTGCTCGGCTACGCCGGCGCGGTACTGCTGCACGCGATGTGGAACGGATCGTCGCTTCTCGGCGTCGGCGCCTACTTCGGTCTGTACGTGTTCTGGATGATGCCGATCTTCGGCCTGGCGATCGTGCTGGCGGTCCGCAGCCGGCGCCGCGAGCAGCAGATCGTCGCCGCCAAACTGCCCGGGATGGTGGCCGCCGGATTGGTTTCGCCCAGTGAGGCGACGTGGCTCGGATCGCTGGCCACCCGCAAACAGGCCGTCACCGAGGCCGGGCGGTTCGGCGGGAAGCAGGCCGAGGCCTCGGTCAAGCGGTTTGCCCACCAGGTCGTCGAGCTGGCGTTCGTCCGCGACCGTATCGACCGCGGCTTCGGCGACCCTCGTGTCATCGGACTGCTCCACGAGGAGACCTACGCGCTGTATGCCGCCCGCGCGGCTTCGCCGGCGCTGTACTGGATGGCCGGTTACCGGGCCGGGGCCGCGATCAGGCCTTGA
- a CDS encoding acyl-CoA thioesterase has protein sequence MLVPAHPFDRALELEPTGRPGVLRGHTTPDWANMVGPFGGMTAALLLRAVEEHPERIGEPTALTVNFAAPVADGPFDIAANAVRTNRTTQHWLVELSQNGAVTTNATAVFGIRRETWENTEQAPPRAPAPAHVAESGLPDMIAWARNYEMRYVEGAVPGVGAEPESSSVTTLWARDRHGRAVDFAALTAMSDIFYPRVFLRRGAMSPAGTISLTTYFHADGAQLAAVGDDYVLATARAHRFSRGYFDQSAELWSYSGELLVTTHQMVYFKA, from the coding sequence ATGCTCGTGCCCGCCCACCCGTTCGACCGAGCGCTCGAGCTCGAGCCCACCGGCAGGCCGGGCGTGCTACGCGGCCACACGACCCCGGACTGGGCCAACATGGTCGGTCCCTTCGGCGGGATGACGGCGGCCCTGCTGCTGCGGGCCGTCGAGGAACATCCGGAGCGGATCGGCGAACCCACCGCGCTCACCGTCAACTTCGCCGCCCCCGTGGCGGACGGACCGTTCGACATCGCCGCGAACGCCGTTCGGACCAACCGGACCACGCAGCACTGGCTCGTCGAGCTCTCGCAGAACGGGGCGGTGACGACGAACGCGACCGCGGTCTTCGGTATCCGTCGTGAGACCTGGGAGAACACCGAACAGGCGCCGCCGAGGGCGCCCGCACCCGCCCACGTCGCGGAGAGCGGACTGCCCGACATGATCGCGTGGGCGCGCAATTACGAGATGCGGTACGTGGAGGGAGCGGTCCCGGGTGTGGGTGCCGAACCGGAGTCGTCGTCGGTGACCACGCTGTGGGCGCGCGACCGGCACGGACGCGCCGTGGACTTCGCGGCCCTCACAGCGATGAGCGACATCTTCTATCCGCGGGTGTTCCTGCGGCGCGGCGCGATGTCGCCGGCCGGGACGATCTCGCTGACGACGTACTTCCACGCCGACGGTGCGCAGCTGGCCGCCGTCGGCGACGACTACGTGCTGGCCACCGCGCGGGCTCACCGGTTCTCCCGCGGTTACTTCGATCAGTCCGCCGAATTGTGGAGCTACTCAGGGGAACTGCTCGTCACCACCCACCAGATGGTGTACTTCAAGGCCTGA
- a CDS encoding GntR family transcriptional regulator: MVTALHEKIADSLRERIRLGELPVGAVLPSESQLCAQWQASRGPVRQALAALRADGVISGGRGKPPVVCSTAVGQPFDTLLSYSAWAHSIGRTPGQRTLELALRRADAHAASALRVDEGSPVVQVLRLRYLDGEAAMLERATFVEHVGRRLFDFDCDSGSIWSYLLSQGVRFATASHVIDAVAADAVDAQHLGVTEGSPLLRQQRTARGPDGEVLEYHDDRYLPGIVSFTLDNTLDARCALSRNATP, from the coding sequence ATGGTCACGGCGTTACACGAGAAGATCGCCGACAGCCTTCGGGAGCGGATCCGTCTCGGCGAGCTCCCGGTGGGCGCGGTCCTCCCCTCCGAATCACAGCTGTGCGCGCAGTGGCAGGCCTCGCGCGGACCGGTCCGTCAGGCGCTGGCGGCGTTGCGTGCCGACGGAGTGATCTCCGGCGGCCGGGGCAAACCGCCGGTGGTGTGCTCGACCGCCGTCGGCCAGCCGTTCGACACCCTGCTGTCCTACTCCGCGTGGGCGCACTCCATCGGTCGGACGCCGGGTCAGCGGACGCTCGAATTGGCGCTGCGTCGCGCCGACGCCCACGCGGCGTCGGCGCTCCGGGTGGACGAGGGGTCACCCGTCGTCCAGGTGCTGCGCCTGCGGTACCTCGACGGTGAGGCGGCGATGCTGGAGAGGGCCACGTTCGTCGAGCACGTGGGTCGCCGTCTGTTCGACTTCGACTGCGACTCGGGATCGATCTGGTCGTATCTGCTCTCCCAGGGCGTCCGCTTCGCGACCGCCTCCCACGTGATCGACGCGGTCGCCGCCGACGCGGTGGACGCGCAGCATCTCGGTGTGACCGAGGGCTCCCCGCTGCTGCGCCAGCAGCGCACGGCGCGCGGTCCCGACGGCGAGGTCCTCGAATACCACGACGACCGATACCTGCCCGGGATCGTCAGCTTCACCCTCGACAACACACTCGACGCGCGTTGCGCGTTGTCCCGCAACGCCACACCCTGA